A portion of the Falco naumanni isolate bFalNau1 chromosome 9, bFalNau1.pat, whole genome shotgun sequence genome contains these proteins:
- the TMEM268 gene encoding transmembrane protein 268 isoform X2, which translates to MVLSMDSSCSATSLDMELCAEKLKSLGVQVATDQWRRLIQDAILKPEVRRYMFYNSRVFQIALAVVLYVSLWTNIYFTVQLCSFGRYWEASVLVTLVAVAVTVVVILVIDRRQRKINMNTDVRLAAVNEIFIKHSLILGITDVLDGPRSILQLWFVHFSPECCLQSLSAHITDLQRTRESCLRHSLDELCVVMEAVVQPSLGTKEDALHEDSPLLSSGVNKKPVTCNKLLRLIPEGPPEVMAQQLLVIFSGCYVRLLVTGRLPRAMAGGHLGHGSVPCLCQFIRTTALNTQQSWFTGR; encoded by the exons ATGGTGCTCAGCATGGACAGCAGTTGCTCAGCCACCTCCTTAGACATGGAGCTTTGTGCAGAGAAGCTGAAGTCCCTTGGGGTTCAG GTGGCCACAGATCAGTGGAGAAGGTTAATCCAGGATGCGATCCTGAAGCCTGAAGTGAGACGGTACATGTTCTACAACTCCAGGGTGTTCCAGATAGCCCTCGCCGTG GTTTTGTACGTGTCTCTCTGGACAAATATTTACTTCACAGTGCAGCTGTGTTCCTTCGGACGCTACTGGGAGGCCAGTGTGCTGGTGACCCTGGTTGCCGTAGCAGTCACCGTAGTTGTGATACTGGTTATCGATCGTCGCCAGAGGAAG ATAAATATGAATACAGATGTGAGGCTGGCAGCTGTCAATGAAATCTTTATTAAACACAGTTTAATTCTGGGGATTACAGATGTCCTGGATGGGCCACGCAGCATCCTACAA CTATGGTTTGTGCACTTCAGCCCGGAGTGCTGCCTCCAGTCCTTGTCAGCCCACATCACAGACCTGCAGAGGACACGAGAG TCGTGCTTGCGACACAGCCTGGATGAACTCTGTGTGGTCATGGAGGCAGTGGttcagcccagcctggggacgAAGGAGGACGCTTTGCATGAAGACTCCCCTCTTCTATCCAGTGGGGTGAATAAAAAACCGGTGACATGCAACAAGCTGCTCCGCCTCATTCCCGAGGGCCCACCAGAG GTGATggcccagcagctcctggtgaTCTTCAGCGGATGCTACGTCCGGCTCCTGGTCACGGGCCGGCTCCCTCGAGCCATGGCAGGGGGGCACCTGGGGCACGGCAGTGTGCCCTGTCTCTGCCAGTTCATCAGGACCACCGCGCTCAACACACAACAGAGCTGGTTCACAGGCAGGTGA
- the TMEM268 gene encoding transmembrane protein 268 isoform X1, whose translation MAHKSQAGGIEKNRSLPSVLYCKSDLKEGSLQWVKEPFNGQVLMVLSMDSSCSATSLDMELCAEKLKSLGVQVATDQWRRLIQDAILKPEVRRYMFYNSRVFQIALAVVLYVSLWTNIYFTVQLCSFGRYWEASVLVTLVAVAVTVVVILVIDRRQRKINMNTDVRLAAVNEIFIKHSLILGITDVLDGPRSILQLWFVHFSPECCLQSLSAHITDLQRTRESCLRHSLDELCVVMEAVVQPSLGTKEDALHEDSPLLSSGVNKKPVTCNKLLRLIPEGPPEVMAQQLLVIFSGCYVRLLVTGRLPRAMAGGHLGHGSVPCLCQFIRTTALNTQQSWFTGR comes from the exons ATGGCCCATAAAAGCCAAGCTGGTGGAATTGAGAAAAACAGGTCACTTCCCTCCGTCCTCTACTGTAAGAGTGATTTAAAGGAAGGATCCCTGCAGTGGGTGAAAG AACCCTTCAATGGCCAGGTGCTCATGGTGCTCAGCATGGACAGCAGTTGCTCAGCCACCTCCTTAGACATGGAGCTTTGTGCAGAGAAGCTGAAGTCCCTTGGGGTTCAG GTGGCCACAGATCAGTGGAGAAGGTTAATCCAGGATGCGATCCTGAAGCCTGAAGTGAGACGGTACATGTTCTACAACTCCAGGGTGTTCCAGATAGCCCTCGCCGTG GTTTTGTACGTGTCTCTCTGGACAAATATTTACTTCACAGTGCAGCTGTGTTCCTTCGGACGCTACTGGGAGGCCAGTGTGCTGGTGACCCTGGTTGCCGTAGCAGTCACCGTAGTTGTGATACTGGTTATCGATCGTCGCCAGAGGAAG ATAAATATGAATACAGATGTGAGGCTGGCAGCTGTCAATGAAATCTTTATTAAACACAGTTTAATTCTGGGGATTACAGATGTCCTGGATGGGCCACGCAGCATCCTACAA CTATGGTTTGTGCACTTCAGCCCGGAGTGCTGCCTCCAGTCCTTGTCAGCCCACATCACAGACCTGCAGAGGACACGAGAG TCGTGCTTGCGACACAGCCTGGATGAACTCTGTGTGGTCATGGAGGCAGTGGttcagcccagcctggggacgAAGGAGGACGCTTTGCATGAAGACTCCCCTCTTCTATCCAGTGGGGTGAATAAAAAACCGGTGACATGCAACAAGCTGCTCCGCCTCATTCCCGAGGGCCCACCAGAG GTGATggcccagcagctcctggtgaTCTTCAGCGGATGCTACGTCCGGCTCCTGGTCACGGGCCGGCTCCCTCGAGCCATGGCAGGGGGGCACCTGGGGCACGGCAGTGTGCCCTGTCTCTGCCAGTTCATCAGGACCACCGCGCTCAACACACAACAGAGCTGGTTCACAGGCAGGTGA